cgtaataagaggttataaaaTACCTCATAAACTATTGTAGTCGTTATATAGAATAATTAGAGTACTATCAAAGTAATTTTTGGTTTGATGATGAAATCACATGCTATAGACAAGTAAGGTTGATCAAGTCCCTCCTTTGTTACATCACGGAATTAGGTAAAAGATTGAGTGagtctttttaatttaatttttaaactatgaTGTGAACAAATTAAGTTAGAGTCGATTTTTTGTTGTATCAAAAAATTggataaaaaatagaataattctttttgtatttaatttcaattcactccttttgttttttattttaatttcaatttatctttttcatctaatttcaatctttgtcttttttttatttattatcaatTTTGCTCAAGGAAAAATTGGATTAAATTCTGCAAATtgtgtttatttttaaatttagcgTTCTTTTGGTAGTTTACTGTTTGAAGTTCCAACAAAGTTGTTTCTATTATGTTTATATATTTGAAACCCGATTTTTGAAGAATGtaatcataaaaattttggtcTTTTAAAAACATCTTTCACATTTTTGTGAGAACTATCAGACTTTGGCTCTCACTATTTGAAATCCGGtgctttaatatattttaagaCAAATcagataaataaattattaaagtttaaaatttatatagATGTTTTAAATGTAAAAAGTAAATATTAGTGTCTTAAttctatataaatcgaattaacttattttaatttatttttattttatttaaatcgaAACAATCTAATTCAATTTAGTATGATTTCATGTAAATCGAAGTAATGAAATTCGATTTATTAGAGTATCATATAATTCGAATTGCATTAAAAAAGATTGATATATGTAATTTgaatcaaaataattttatttacaCAAAGAATAGATTATGTAAATTATATTGCAATCTTGGATATAAATAACCTaacatttaataatttaattaaattaaattctaaccgtacataattaatataatattcaagatgtaaaataaaaatttaaactaaattaaattacattaatttaaACACTAACATTTAAGGgtttaattacattaattttaaataaattaaatttaaactaGATTCGTGATCCATTAACTTAATGtttaagaattaaattaaattttaaaaaaattaaacaaaattaaatccTTATTAGATTTACTCAAAtctccaaaaaaaatttagtctAGTTAATCAcaattttaattaagtttttttttgtgacttagCTAAGCGTTGTTTATCACTTTTTCACTTTGTATTtgtacttttaaaattttaacaaaccAATAAATTATTGTTCTAACTACCAtttgtaatttaaaaatctCAATAGCGCATATAATGAAATTCTAAgcaatttaatataaaaaaatattatttattttttaaagatattaaattttatttactaaTCTCTTtatggatggaaccaacaaTATAGCAATGCCGTCCAACTAACCGATAAATACGATTTGGATCGTCTTTTATATCTGCAATTTAAAATTAGCATAGTTTTTTGGTGCAAATTTTCTGTGGGTTTGGAGGTGGATGATTTTGGTGAAATGTAATTCGAAACAAGTAAATTCgaattctttttatatatatatatatatatatatatattaaatcgAAACAACTTATTTTGAAGCATCCGTTATAAGTAAATCGAAATTATTCAATTTGATTTACTTTAGTCTAATTCGAATCCATTCAATTCGAATTACTACAAACACATACCATGGATGTAATTCGAaacaaataacattaatttactCATAGTTATCAGATCCGACTCGATTCGGCCGGTTTGACCGAAAACCCGGTCACCCGGTCACCTGGCCGAGCCGAGCTATACATTGAACCGAAAATGCAATTGACTCGGAGGAACCCGGTTCACCCGGTCGGATCTTGATAAAAACCGATGACCCGGATGGGTTATTTGACCCGGTCCGGACtgtgcaaatttttttttttttggatgctAAAACGGGCGTCGTTCTAATATCTCCCCCCCTTTTCGTTGAAATGAGAAACCTAACCCTAGGTATCCCCCCTTCCCCCATTGCCTCACTGGCTCACTGTCATTGCCCTCACCTCACATCTCTGATCTCCCTAATGGCAGTAATGCAGTATCTTTGAAGTCACCACTCACCAGTCACCGCCGATACCCCCCTCAGCCAACCTCGTCTCTCCGTCACCCTCGTCGTCACTCTCCGCGGCGTCGTTCCTTCTCCCGGCCGTCACTGCTTCTCCCCTCACCTCGCCGTGCTCTGAGTTCATCAATCGGCCTCATCAGTCAACGCCGAAGTCACCAGTCACCGCCGAATCGCCGATACCCCCCCTCAGCCAACCTCGTCTCTCCGTCACCCTCGTCGTCACTCTCCGTGGCGTCATTCCTTCTCCCGGCCGTCACTGCTTCTTCCCTCACCTCGCCGTGTTCGTTGCTATATTGGTCGTTTGTGGGTTGTGCTTCTTGTGCTTCTGCTTCGCTGCTTTTGCTTCTGTTCTTTCTCGGTGCCTCACCTGGTCCTCAGAAAGCTCAGAGCCTGTGCTCCCTCAGGTCAGTGCCTCTGCTATTGATCTATTGACTATTGTTATGGAATCTGTTGATATTGGTTAAAATCTGTTCTTGAATTGTATTGTTGCGGGTTGCTGGTTGCTGGTTGGTATTAGTTAAAATCTGTTCTTGAATTGGTATATTAGTTAAAATCTGGTTGATATATTAGTTTAATTTGTTCTtgaattttagttaaaattattcTTGAATTGTATTGTTGCTGGTTGCTGGTTGGTATATTAGTTAAAATCTTTGTAATGTTGCTGGTTAAAATCTGTTGAATTGTTGCTGGTTGCTGTATTCTCCCTGATGCTGTTGCTGGTTGCTGTGTTAGTAATTTGATATATAGTTTTTTAGTTGCTAGTTACTGCTAattgctattgtattttactCGTTGGGATTCacaacttaaaaaaaatcttcATGCTGTTGGCTATTGGTTAAACCCTGTTTTTCGATTCAATGCTGCTGAATTTGAAAAACATAAGCAAACCACTTCTGGCCTCCTAGATGTAATTGAGAAATATTCATATGATGATCCAGAATTGAATATTAAGTTGACAAGTGAGAAGAGAATATATTCTAATGCTGAAGATGATTTTGGAAGACAATCTACACTGCGTGAACAAAGCACAGTGATGCCAggtaaatattttatttagttcTATCTTTCTTTATtcgtttatttatttaaaaaagctATTTGTAATGCATTGCCTCTTTTGATTTTAAGACCAATGGTGGGAATCTTATGGAACTGGAGCACCAAATTTACAAAAGTTAGCCATTCGTGTTTTAAGTCAAACTTGTAGTTCTTCTGATTGTGAGCGAAATTGGAGTATTTTTGAACACATCCACACAAAGTAGAGGAATCGGTTAGAACATCAAAAACTTAATGATCTTGTTTTCGTTCATTATAACTTGATGCTACAACAAAGGTATcttctataattatttatttaattttaaaaagcattgttcattaaaatttaatctttagTTTAGTAATTACATAACTTGATAACATAGGAATCTAATGAGAAAGCAAAGTTATGATCCAATTTGTCTTGATACATTTGATGACCATTCGGATTGGATATTGGAAGATTCACTACCGTTTTTAACTCCTGAAGAGGTTGATGCTCTACGAAATGATTTGGCAAATATGTCCATTGaaccaactttgaatgatctTGGTAAATTCTTCAATTGcttgaatattttaattgtcaGTTGCTATGACGAATTATTCTTGATATTGATTTCATGATTTGTCAAAAATACACAAATGTAGATCAATTAAATTTGGAAGATGATCAAGATAATGATGGACCAAGTAACAATGCTATGGAAGATATGGATACAAATCAAAATGAGGAAAATGTTGATCAAGCTCCTAATTTGCCCTATGAAGATGATGCCGACTTTGAACTCACCCTTTGGACTTGATTTAATGATTGTGTTATCTTTAACTTGTTCTTGTTGATTTAAATTGATAACATATTTTATACTAGAAATAAGTTTATTAACTCTTCTTTTAgattattaattatgtttaagacttgatatttgattattaatattTGTAAGACTCGCATTTTAAGTTTTAAGAcattatttcaattttattaatataattttatatttttttagttatgaCCGGATTATCCTATTGAGTTACAAGACCTAATTCGAAAGGTCTTCTACACAATTAGGGGCAGAAGGACCCCAGGGCATGTCCTCCAAGAGCTTTATGACGACCTTAAGCTGGAAACGGCTTCTCCCCCCTCGCAGCAACCTCTACAGACCCCTAGTACCCCTCTCAATAAAGCTAAAACCGGATACTGCCCTAAAACAATCCTAAGCTTCAAGCTCATCCAGAAAGACCCCAAGCCCACTAGCGGACTACTGATCCTATTAGAAAAAAGAAGACGAGACTCGTGCCACCGATTAAACCAATAATTCAGTAACTCGGTCATATGATCGGGTTGATTACCGGTTCGGTTCTGATAACTATGAATTTACTATATGTAAATTTCAAACCTTGTTAAATTGAAGGTGATAAATTCAATTTATGTATATATCTAACAATTTGAATTTACTTGattcaatttattattaaaatagttaattaaatttagtaaattcgatttatatataattatgaatAAAAACATGCACAGATTTAAGAGATTTACGTAAAATTAATTgtcattttgtttttttatgtgAATGGTCCTATATTTTATCCTTGTTGTTTCAATTATACTATTGAACTGGATAATATACGATAGAAAAATTTTCGCCGAGAGTCACCACACATCAGTGATACATCATCATCATACAATCACGTGTATCTCCATTAATAGTGTTAGGCCAACTACAAAGTACAAACAAGATTCACCGAGCAGTTTTGGACAAAATATTATAACTTGGAAAAACAGATAACAATTTAATGGATCGGAAAAAATGTCTTATTCTTTTCCAAGCTGCCAGGGtcacacaaacaaaagaaataaaagtaaTATCCATTGGGCCCTACCTCGTTGTTTGTTTCTGGGCTGTTAGATTGTGAGTCTGATAAATAACCGGTCCATGAAGCACCGTGCTGCACATGCTTTTATTTCCCTTCCTCTACTCTCTCACTTAGTCGGCATGATTTGTTGACTAGCTGCCTATTGTAAGTATTGTTTTCGAGGCTCGTAATGTTTTCagtttttgagttttaaaaaaatttagatccCCTAaagtttaaaaagtaaaatgtgatctctcactatttattttataggtaagactaagaataaatataaaagaaaaactaaTCAAGGATAGAAGATCACACCTTACTCTCcaaagtaaaattcaaactttagaagattcaaatcctaacaAAAAAAGGATAAGGTACTAATTCGTTTTTTTATGTTTGAGCATAatcttattttagtttttaaggtttaaagtgttttatttgaataaaaaaaattatttagctttaatataattttactgtgagatcaaagttaaataattaacagaATGTCCTACATTACTTACGGCAGTACAAGAACAAAATCGATAATTTGGAGAATAAATACAAAGTCTAGAGGCACAAAATCAAATGTAGATGCatcaatatatttaattatcatTCTCCttagttttatagaaaatatttcatttaaattctaaaaaaaattataaataaatatattaatgcATTTACGGTTGATTTTGTACTTTTGGAATTTGTACTTGTTCTCCAAATTATCAATCTTATTCTTGTAATGCTGTCATGTAGGACATTCcgataattatttaattttgacctCACAATAAGACTATATTGAAgttaaatgaaactttttttaattcaaatatgatactttaaactttaaaaaccaaaataaaattatatccAAATGTAGGAGACCAATTTAGTGCTTTaccaaaaaaataatactacatgtacaaattattttaataaccAAGTCTAACTAAGTTAACTCATTAACAATAAAAGATCCTCTCAAAATAACACGCATATATGCGCTCTGCTAGTGCCTAATTAGAACATGCATTGCATTTTTTTACATTTTCTGCTACGCACACAAATTTTGAAGCATGGTACACAAATTTTCGAAGTATAATATACTAAATTTTGCACGTAACacaaatttattgatataaCTCACAAATTTTTGTACAtaacacaaatttttaaaacatagcacacaaatttttaaaacataatACAAAATTTTGTCCAAATTTATTGAGATGTTCATGGTTTAgagttttcatataaaaatgttataaaCATATTATAATGTAGTGcatcaatttaaattaatttataaaaataaaattaattttaatttaataaaccaagttaaattaatttatataaaaaatatatttaactcttcttttctctttttctctttccgtctctctttcctctctccatcttcctcaatttcacttctttttctttttatcatcatttatcttttatttagttttttatcattattttttattttaacacaaaaattttttatttagagtaAAATACTAAATTAGTTATCCACTTTTAGACGTAATTTTGTTTTAGTTCTTAAGATTTAAAGtgtcttatttaaatttaaaaaaaatattttaattttaatgtaatcCTACATGAagtgaaaattaaataattaacgagTGACAGTAgtacaaaaacaaaattaataatctGAAAAATAAGTATAAGTTTCAGATGTACAAAATCAATCGTAGATACATcaaatacatttatttatcattctttttgttagttctatagaaaatatttcatttaaattgtaagaaaaataataaataaatgtattgatacATTCACGGTTGAATTTGTGTTTCTTGAACTTATACCCATTTATCGATCTTGTTTTTGTACGGTTGTCATGTAGAATatttcgttaattatttaactgtGACCTCATGATGGGATTATattgaaattaaatgaaactTTGTTGGATTCAAATAGGATACTTTAAACCTTAAAAATCAAAACAGGATTACACCCAAATGTAGGaaccaatttaatactttatccttttatttattatccTCCTTCTTATAAAATCTTTCATTCTAATATGGTCATAGATTGATCAAATTGAAATTGTATATTTATGGCTATACTGTAACATAAAATTTCTAATaatttatactaaaaaaattgattaaactaaattttttaaatatttttagatatagtatataaATTTGTATATAGCACACAAATTTTTACACATGATATATAAATTTTGTTGTGAATATACTTTATTAGTTGGATGTGTCAATGTTTTGGATATGTAGTTCtctaaaaatttatgtattgcacatcaaaatttatgcattatgcactaaaatttttatattatgcACTAAAATTTATGTACTGTGTGTATTTAATTGGTTGGGTGTCAATGTTTTGAGTATAtaattctttcaaattttttgtgttgtatactaaaatttatatgttgtacaccaaaatttatgtattgtacttcaaaatttttgtattttttttctaaacatttataaaaaaaaagatgatgataagtacaatgataataataataaaagagaataaaaaaaataaaattaaataacgataacaacatcaataataatataatcatcaacaataagaacaacaaaaagaaacaatcgtaaaaacagagaaaaaatGCTGCATGAGTGATTTTTGAATTTCAAccatttaattaaatttatttactcAAAAAACTTAAACacttaatatttaaaaaaaataaattaatataactaatttaaatttaccAGATAAtcaatttattcatttatttaaatAACTGTTAAAAATCTAAActtcattttatatatatttatatatatactaacAATCAACAGactcttaaataaaaatttaatctgCTACAAATTAATCCCATTAACTTAGATATACTGTGGAAAACAAACTGAAGTGCATGTAATTTATATTGTAGGTAAATTTAATATCGTTTTCCCCTCATAAAACTCAAaggttttatttttttgggaATTATTTCTCGCTAAATTCCGTAATTAGAGGGGAAATTATTAAGCTAAATCAGGTTATACTTGAGAAGTGGGTTCCACATGGTTTATAAATAAGAACAAGAATGTTCTATGGTTATCTATTTGTTCATAAGAAAATGTGGGAGTAGGTAAGTACCCAATCAAACATGGGGATTTGTATGTCAAAGAATGCTATCTAGTCAATAGAGAATGCCAATTTTTCAAAGCCCCCTATTCATTTTAGGCCAATTTTATGGTGTCTATAAATTTGTGTCTAAACTTTGCTTAACTTATCTTTTATagtaagttttaattttttaaaaattatttattattatatcttttaaattaaatattattttttaattttttttaataaatagacAATAATTTTTAAGCACCATAATATTCACCTTCATTTTAAGCTCTCATTTTTCAATGTCAGTCAAGATTTGCTGAATGCTaactctttcttcaattgaGTAACccaattataaataaacacattgggaagtataataaaattttcatgTTAAAATTAAGTTTAATTTGTGGTATGAAACTATGGCACGACTCACCACAAGCTATTAATTATGTATTGATGTACGTAAAGCatgattaaataaatatttttaaggCATCTTTTGAAAATATGTAAcgcaaaaattgaaaaaattgttCAAAAGAATGCGACTGAAAGAGACAAGCAtctcaaaaatcaaaatatagtTATTTTCTTATTGgagtaatatatataataagtgtATTAATAGGTAATAAATTCTATAGGATAAATTAGACTAAATTTCCATTTTGATACCTGAAATTCATGCgattatttattttggtttttgaaatttaaaattatctataTTGATCATCCAGATTTAAATTTAAGTACCAATGTGGTCCATCGATTATTTTCGGTGATGATAAGACAAACAAAGTGTTAAGATGACACATTCCTTATCACACTGGACACTGCAACGGCTAACTGATGTGGCGAGAGTTGTATTTGTATCCAATTTAGTCTCTGGAACTctaattatcttattatttaatgACAACCTTCGCCACATCAACTAGCCGTTACATCGTTCAACGTGACAGGAAGGGTGTCATCTCAGCACTCTATTTGTCTAATCATCACTGGAAAGAGTCGAGAGACTATATTAGTGTCTAAACTTGAATCTAAAGGATCAATATaggtaattttaaattttggagACCAAAATAAATAATCGCATGAATTTCATGGACCAAAATAGGAATTTAGTCAggtaaattattatattaaatcaTTTCACATTAAATATTATTCAATTgtcttgttttaatttttgttataaaaatgtCTTTATAAAAATCTATATAACTTAAACTAATTTAGTATTATAACTTGGtaaattgttttaaattaaaCTGATTTACTCAATAAAGACGtcattatattataaaaatcatTCTTAGTAAAAACAATTTAATAGGTGTTATCCAATTAAAATATTGACAATCGATCAAGGACGGACATACGGGTCGAGTGGAGGCTTCGGCCTCTccaactttttaaaaaaaagattaatagcaataaattattaagtatgatttaattttttaaaaatttatttagtatttaatttaatataaataaaaatttaatctaacttaaatatcaataatttctaatatctaaaaagtaagtaacaatattaaaaaaatctaaaaagatattattactaatatttttaaattaaataaaaaattttaaatctcaTAAAgtggatttttttctttttgtgaatgtccttttttatttatttggtaTTAATTTTCTATGTTTCAACTACTACAACTGagaaatctttttcaactataaATGGTGTAAAGAATaactcaaaaacaaaattaaagataaatttcttgctaattgtcttttaattatattaaaaaaattgctGAAAAATTTGACAGATTGTATTATCGATGAATTTTATGATAAGAAAAATCGACCACTtcgttaataaaaaatacatacatattttttgtattttaaaatatattttctattgatatatttttataatacattttacattatataattttttgtataatttttaatattatatatattattggctcttcataattaataatattcCTAGATCCATCCCTACAACCGATAAGtcaaattttagatattagTAATGTTTattgagataaaaaaaaaaatttttcaattggTAGAATTGACAAAACAAACGCTTATCTACCTAAGCTCGACAACCAAACAAATTGAATTAACTCTAATAGTGTTATAGTTTGATTTGGAATCGAAGTTGACTAGATGATAGAACAATTTTTGTCATAACTAAAAAATTGTTTAATACAAACATatttataaacaaatttaatgtttattatagataaattttttattatcgataaaattattgatgaattttgttcttctataaaaacatataaaattagATTTATATATACGAAATTACTTTGGTAGAATTTGGTAAAATTCCTTTAGCCAcggtaaaaaaatatatatacaaaatgaGGAGCATGAATCACATCATCGTGGTTCCAAAATTATATCTaacatatttgattattttaaaacaaaaaagagttTAATTTGTATAGAGATTATAACAACTATATTATACGCATATGAATATGAGATATTTTATTGTATAAGAATATATATTTGGTGTCTATAAAAAAGAATGTTTAtgttgttataaaaaaattaattattctgctattataaatttatttattttggtggTTGATTATCTTTAttgaaaaaacataaaataattaaatatacacaaatatataaaaattaatttagtagttcatttttaatatctaaataaaagatacttattttaattatctttcaATGTAAAACTTTAATTATTTGTAAATCTTATTATCTTAATcaaaaggtaattaaaatattattttattattttatcaatttttttccttAGAAGAGATTGATCTTTTCCATACATgtattaatacaaaaaaaaaaaaaatccctttttcaagcCCAAACAAATAATCCAATAATGATAGAAAAAAATCCAGTTAAATGTatattagtaaatttttttaatatttaatatttttttgtatgatGTTGTATTTTAGTACCAAACTAGTATTAGTTTAGtattattattcaaataatCCAAAATTATCATATACTTATGTGAATACTCGGCATTCTTTTTCTCCCTATTTTAAAACAACTGTTCGACTGAAGAAAATGGATTGCTCGTAAGATCGAATGTAAGGTGGAAAGTTGATGGACCATTAGACGGATTGCTTATCGAATCCAAAGCATTGAATCTTAGCAGCAGACAAAACCACAAATGGAATAGTGTCCGAAAGAATCTCACCATAAGATTCACTTTAACATCGCTCCTACTACAGTAATTATGTAAAGCATTTCACCTCCtgaaggaaagaagaaaggcCGGGTTTCCTATTATATGAGGATTGGTTCCTAAACAAACCTTCCATTACTAGACAGAAGacaaagaagaaagcaaagTCAACCTAAATGAAAGGCTTCGGGGATGGCGCTAGACCTGCAACCGCAT
Above is a genomic segment from Arachis stenosperma cultivar V10309 chromosome 1, arast.V10309.gnm1.PFL2, whole genome shotgun sequence containing:
- the LOC130961627 gene encoding uncharacterized protein LOC130961627, with the protein product MLQQRNLMRKQSYDPICLDTFDDHSDWILEDSLPFLTPEEVDALRNDLANMSIEPTLNDLDQLNLEDDQDNDGPSNNAMEDMDTNQNEENVDQAPNLPYEDDADFELTLWT